Proteins from one Cherax quadricarinatus isolate ZL_2023a chromosome 65, ASM3850222v1, whole genome shotgun sequence genomic window:
- the LOC138854623 gene encoding uncharacterized protein, whose product MDFTTQQLPTTWTSPHSSCPQHGLHHTAAAHNMDFTTQQLPTTWTSPHSSCPQHGLHHTAAAHNMDFTTQQLPTTWTSPHSSCPQHGLHHTAAAHNMDFTTQQLPTTWTSPHSSCPQHGLHHTAAAHNMDFTTQQLPTTWTSPHSSCPQHGLHHTAAAHNMDFTTQQLPTTRGISST is encoded by the coding sequence atggacttcaccacacagcagctgcccacaacatggacttcaccacacagcagctgcccacaacatggacttcaccacacagcagctgcccacaacatggacttcaccacacagcagctgcccacaacatggacttcaccacacagcagctgcccacaacatggacttcaccacacagcagctgcccacaacatggacttcaccacacagcagctgcccacaacatggacttcaccacacagcagctgcccacaacatggacttcaccacacagcagctgcccacaacatggacttcaccacacagcagctgcccacaacatggacttcaccacacagcagctgcccacaacatggacttcaccacacagcagctgcccacaacatggacttcaccacacagcagctgcccacaacatggacttcaccacacagcagctgcccacaacatggacttcaccacacagcagctgcccacaacatggacttcaccacacaacagctgcccacaacacggggAATATCTTCAACCTAA